A section of the Neorhizobium galegae bv. orientalis str. HAMBI 540 genome encodes:
- a CDS encoding SDR family oxidoreductase gives MSGKVVVVTGASSGFGNLTVLELARRGHTVVATMRDVEGRNAKVRKDLIDAAKAEGHVLQVLEMDVADEASVNSTIDQIFKQHGKIDVLVNNAGLMPVGVTEAYTVADIERLFAVNFFGAVRADRAVLPHMRAAGSGLLVHVTSLMGRVVFPFFGTYSASKFALEGLAEAYRYELKGFGIDSVIVEPGPFPSNLISSSPEPSDQTVLASYGEVAAIPGQIKAHANDGQDEANPPRPQRVADAIAELVEATERRPLRTVVMPEGLDFGVHRLNEAVRPIQNEMLTSFGMSEML, from the coding sequence ATGAGCGGAAAAGTCGTTGTTGTCACAGGCGCAAGCAGTGGTTTCGGAAACCTCACGGTGCTGGAACTCGCAAGGCGGGGCCATACGGTGGTTGCGACCATGCGGGACGTCGAGGGAAGAAATGCCAAGGTCCGAAAGGACCTTATCGACGCGGCGAAGGCCGAGGGACATGTGCTGCAAGTCCTTGAAATGGACGTCGCCGACGAGGCCTCGGTCAATTCCACGATCGACCAGATCTTCAAGCAGCACGGAAAGATCGATGTTCTGGTCAACAACGCCGGACTTATGCCCGTCGGGGTCACCGAAGCCTACACGGTGGCAGACATCGAACGGCTGTTTGCGGTGAATTTCTTCGGCGCCGTACGGGCAGACCGCGCCGTTCTCCCGCATATGCGTGCCGCCGGCAGCGGACTCCTCGTGCACGTGACATCCCTGATGGGTCGGGTGGTTTTTCCGTTCTTCGGCACCTACTCCGCGAGCAAGTTTGCGCTCGAGGGGCTTGCCGAAGCGTATCGTTACGAACTGAAGGGCTTTGGAATCGACTCCGTCATCGTCGAGCCGGGGCCATTCCCGAGCAACCTCATTTCGTCGAGCCCTGAGCCATCCGACCAGACGGTGCTTGCATCCTACGGAGAGGTCGCCGCAATCCCGGGCCAGATCAAGGCGCACGCCAATGACGGACAAGATGAGGCCAATCCCCCGCGGCCCCAGCGCGTGGCCGATGCCATCGCGGAGCTGGTCGAGGCCACGGAGCGGCGTCCATTGCGCACGGTCGTCATGCCCGAAGGTCTGGACTTCGGCGTTCATCGACTGAACGAGGCCGTACGCCCGATTCAGAACGAGATGCTGACTTCGTTTGGCATGTCAGAGATGCTGTGA
- a CDS encoding TetR/AcrR family transcriptional regulator yields MQTRSVLEFVDVDGKSLDALAPRERILKTASDLFYRLSINSVGIDRIIAESGVAKMTFYKHFPSKATLIATYLRHKRVIWFQMLATATEKPGLSPPERVLAIFDAIDEPLRAKTFRGCSFARGLAEFGPEANTPEVQATIAEYFTELHEFVASLIKPLALDKPEQAVIQILSLVQGSFVMAQSIPNGGIVEANRDAARLLLEHGLSD; encoded by the coding sequence ATGCAGACGCGCAGCGTGCTTGAGTTTGTAGATGTGGATGGAAAATCGCTCGATGCCCTCGCCCCGCGAGAACGCATATTGAAGACTGCGTCTGACCTGTTTTACCGGCTTAGCATCAACTCTGTCGGGATAGACCGGATCATCGCCGAGAGCGGCGTGGCGAAGATGACTTTTTACAAGCACTTCCCCTCGAAGGCCACCCTCATCGCTACCTATCTGCGCCACAAGAGAGTCATCTGGTTCCAGATGCTCGCGACCGCGACCGAAAAGCCTGGCCTATCGCCGCCTGAGCGGGTGCTCGCGATTTTCGACGCGATAGATGAACCTCTCAGGGCAAAAACTTTCCGCGGTTGTTCGTTTGCGAGAGGATTGGCAGAATTCGGACCCGAGGCAAACACTCCAGAGGTGCAGGCGACAATTGCCGAGTATTTCACGGAACTGCATGAATTCGTTGCATCGCTGATTAAGCCGCTCGCTTTAGATAAGCCTGAGCAAGCCGTCATCCAAATCCTGTCACTCGTCCAGGGTTCGTTTGTTATGGCACAATCCATTCCTAACGGTGGAATTGTTGAAGCAAACCGCGATGCAGCCAGACTCCTGTTGGAGCATGGGTTGTCCGATTAA